A single region of the Hemiscyllium ocellatum isolate sHemOce1 chromosome 21, sHemOce1.pat.X.cur, whole genome shotgun sequence genome encodes:
- the LOC132825997 gene encoding zinc finger protein 239-like isoform X1 translates to MMILSIEGKSTIHTGEKHVSSVCGRVCENSSEMSKRQRSHTGERPWKCEDCGKGFLYPSRLETHQRSHTGEKPFTCSDCGMGFTQSSHLLTHQRVHTGERPFTCSQCGKGFSRSFNLLKHQRVHNGERPFICSECGKGFTRLSKLPEHQGEHAGEKTLTCSACGKEFTQSSQCELAGVSAGWKRLFTCSMCGKGFTQSSTLLRHQRVHTGERPFTCSLCGKGFSQLSNLRIHQRIHTGERPFTCPECGKGFICSSKLLEHQGVHTGEKPFTCSVCGKGFTQSSKLQRHQRVHTGEKPFTCSTCGKGFTQSSSLQRHQRLHTAEKHSLGVHTS, encoded by the coding sequence GATTTTGAGCATTGAAGGAAAAAGCaccattcacactggggagaaacacGTATCGTCTGTGTGTGGAAGAGTCTGTGAAAATTCATCTGAAATGTCCAAACGCcagcgcagtcacactggggagagaccatggAAGTGTGAGGATTGTGGGAAGGGATTTCTTTACCCATCCCGTCTGGAAACACACCAACgaagtcacactggggagaagccgttcACCTGCTCAGATTGTGGGAtgggattcactcagtcgtcccaCCTGCTGACACATCAGCGAGTTCATaccggggagagaccattcacctgctcccagtgtgggaaaggattcagtcGGTCATTCAACCTATtgaaacaccagcgagttcacaatggggagagaccattcatctGTTCTGAATGTGgaaaaggattcactcgattatCTAAACTGCCAGAACATCAGGGAGAACATGCTGGAGAGAAAACACTCACCTGCTCTGCTTGTGGAAAGGAATTCACTCAGTCTTCCCAGTGTGAACTGGCTGGTGTATCTGCAGGTTGGAAGAGACTATTCACTTGCTCCATGTGTGgcaaaggattcactcaatcatcCACCCTGCTCagacaccagcgggttcacactggggagagaccattcacttgTTCcctgtgtgggaaaggattcagtcAGTTATCCAACCTGCGGATACACCAGCGAATTCACACTGGGGAAAGACCATTCACCTGTCCTGAATGTGGAAAGGGATTCATTTGCTCATCTAAACTGCTGGAACACCAGggggttcacactggggagaaaccattcacttgctcagtgtgtgggaaaggattcactcagtcatccaaGCTGCagagacaccagcgagttcacactggggagaagccattcacttGCTCCACTTGTGGGAAGGGGTTTACCCAATCATCCAGCCTGCAGAGACACCAGCGACTTCACACTGCAGAGAAACATTCACTCGGTGTACACACCAGCTGA
- the LOC132825997 gene encoding gastrula zinc finger protein xLCGF3.1-like isoform X2 has product MSKRQRSHTGERPWKCEDCGKGFLYPSRLETHQRSHTGEKPFTCSDCGMGFTQSSHLLTHQRVHTGERPFTCSQCGKGFSRSFNLLKHQRVHNGERPFICSECGKGFTRLSKLPEHQGEHAGEKTLTCSACGKEFTQSSQCELAGVSAGWKRLFTCSMCGKGFTQSSTLLRHQRVHTGERPFTCSLCGKGFSQLSNLRIHQRIHTGERPFTCPECGKGFICSSKLLEHQGVHTGEKPFTCSVCGKGFTQSSKLQRHQRVHTGEKPFTCSTCGKGFTQSSSLQRHQRLHTAEKHSLGVHTS; this is encoded by the coding sequence ATGTCCAAACGCcagcgcagtcacactggggagagaccatggAAGTGTGAGGATTGTGGGAAGGGATTTCTTTACCCATCCCGTCTGGAAACACACCAACgaagtcacactggggagaagccgttcACCTGCTCAGATTGTGGGAtgggattcactcagtcgtcccaCCTGCTGACACATCAGCGAGTTCATaccggggagagaccattcacctgctcccagtgtgggaaaggattcagtcGGTCATTCAACCTATtgaaacaccagcgagttcacaatggggagagaccattcatctGTTCTGAATGTGgaaaaggattcactcgattatCTAAACTGCCAGAACATCAGGGAGAACATGCTGGAGAGAAAACACTCACCTGCTCTGCTTGTGGAAAGGAATTCACTCAGTCTTCCCAGTGTGAACTGGCTGGTGTATCTGCAGGTTGGAAGAGACTATTCACTTGCTCCATGTGTGgcaaaggattcactcaatcatcCACCCTGCTCagacaccagcgggttcacactggggagagaccattcacttgTTCcctgtgtgggaaaggattcagtcAGTTATCCAACCTGCGGATACACCAGCGAATTCACACTGGGGAAAGACCATTCACCTGTCCTGAATGTGGAAAGGGATTCATTTGCTCATCTAAACTGCTGGAACACCAGggggttcacactggggagaaaccattcacttgctcagtgtgtgggaaaggattcactcagtcatccaaGCTGCagagacaccagcgagttcacactggggagaagccattcacttGCTCCACTTGTGGGAAGGGGTTTACCCAATCATCCAGCCTGCAGAGACACCAGCGACTTCACACTGCAGAGAAACATTCACTCGGTGTACACACCAGCTGA